The proteins below come from a single Dinghuibacter silviterrae genomic window:
- a CDS encoding DoxX family protein, protein MKIALWIAQALLFLFLLSGAGMKLLMPIDRLAAMMPWMGQVSPAFVHFTGFIDLLGAAGIFFPTLLNVKPFLTVWAAYGILVLMACAIWFHVSRGEGPIIAPNLIVAALAAFVAWGRHKA, encoded by the coding sequence ATGAAAATAGCTCTCTGGATCGCGCAAGCCCTGCTGTTCCTCTTCCTCCTGTCGGGCGCCGGTATGAAACTGCTGATGCCCATTGACAGGCTGGCCGCCATGATGCCCTGGATGGGGCAGGTCTCCCCGGCCTTTGTTCACTTTACGGGTTTTATCGACCTGTTGGGCGCGGCGGGCATTTTTTTCCCCACCTTATTGAACGTAAAACCATTTTTGACGGTCTGGGCGGCTTACGGGATTCTTGTCCTGATGGCCTGCGCGATCTGGTTTCACGTCTCCAGGGGGGAAGGCCCGATCATCGCGCCCAACCTCATCGTCGCTGCACTGGCGGCTTTTGTGGCCTGGGGTCGGCATAAAGCCTGA
- a CDS encoding winged helix-turn-helix transcriptional regulator — protein MLNGDGCPSKILAIKDAVEAVHGRWKLQIVLSLGTGGKRFNEISKEVGGITDKMLSKELKALEANKLIQREVIDGFPPVVAYSMTPHGASLQKLMESLYQWGMEHRKEVIGK, from the coding sequence ATGTTGAACGGAGACGGATGCCCCTCGAAGATACTCGCCATCAAGGACGCCGTAGAGGCGGTGCATGGCCGGTGGAAACTGCAGATCGTGCTCTCCCTGGGAACAGGTGGTAAGCGCTTTAACGAGATCTCGAAAGAAGTGGGGGGCATCACCGACAAGATGTTGTCCAAGGAATTGAAGGCCTTGGAAGCCAACAAGCTGATCCAGCGTGAGGTGATCGACGGCTTCCCACCGGTTGTCGCGTATTCGATGACGCCGCACGGGGCGTCCCTGCAAAAGTTAATGGAATCTCTTTATCAATGGGGAATGGAGCACCGCAAAGAGGTGATCGGGAAGTAA
- a CDS encoding RNA polymerase sigma factor, whose translation MHEKIHSTETLLRQLSEGDEEALAALVRLHWKNVYAQALFWIKSTEEAEEVTQDIFLKLWNTREQLGDVLHFENWLFIVSRNTILSAVRKKLSRPTFLQEQEEEEHVLRPDRITEHREQYQVLLTGVGLLPEKRQQVFRMSRFEGLTHEEIAERLGIHKDTVAQYIVKAVAFLKSYLQEHTGSSVWVILLLAGLY comes from the coding sequence ATGCATGAGAAAATACATAGTACCGAAACCCTTCTCCGGCAACTGTCCGAAGGGGATGAGGAAGCCTTAGCCGCTCTTGTTCGTTTGCACTGGAAAAATGTGTATGCCCAGGCGCTGTTCTGGATAAAATCCACGGAGGAAGCGGAAGAGGTGACCCAGGATATATTCCTGAAGCTCTGGAATACGCGGGAACAGCTCGGCGACGTCTTGCATTTCGAGAACTGGCTTTTTATCGTCTCCCGGAATACCATCCTATCGGCGGTCCGGAAAAAACTCAGCCGCCCCACCTTTTTACAGGAACAGGAAGAAGAAGAACACGTCCTTCGCCCTGACCGCATCACCGAACACCGCGAACAATACCAGGTATTGCTAACGGGCGTTGGTCTTTTGCCGGAAAAAAGACAACAGGTCTTCCGGATGAGCCGCTTCGAAGGGCTGACCCACGAGGAGATTGCCGAACGCCTAGGGATCCACAAAGACACTGTAGCCCAATATATTGTAAAAGCCGTTGCCTTTTTAAAAAGCTATTTGCAGGAACACACGGGCAGCAGCGTCTGGGTCATCCTATTACTGGCGGGGTTATATTAA